The Cyclobacteriaceae bacterium DNA segment TCCCTGAAATAGCCAAACAGATAGATGCTCCCCTTCCTTTTACAGCTAAGATTCTGCAAACCTTGGTTCGTGAAGGTATCATAAGCTCGATAAAGGGACCGAATGGAGGATTTTATCTTGATCCTAAGGCCAAGCCCATCCCGCTCAGCAAGATAGTTAAAGCAATTGATGGCAATGATGAGGTATTGCACAACTGTGCCTTGGGATTAAAAGAGTGCTCCGACAAATTTCCATGTCCGATTCATCACGAAATCAAGCGCTTTAAGGATAGACTCCGTAAAGTAATGCGAGAAGCAACGGTGCAATCGTTAATGGATGATTTGGATCAAGGCAAAACATTTTTAAAGAACGCGCGAACCCGCAAGTCAACCCGCTGACCATTCCGCGTATGAATCGCGAGTTTCCCATAGCCTTAGGGCAGTGAGTTGGATATGTTCAGGCAATGATTCGGTTATTTCGTTTCGAATGAAAATTAGTAGGTTCTCAGCCGTAGGTTCGTATTCGAATGTAATCAATTTTTCCCATGGTACACTAGGTATTGATGCCAGGTATGCTTGCGAAAGAATCAGGGCGTGATCTAACTTGTAAATCACAGATGTCTGTACAATCGTTTTCAGGTCTTTGAAGTCCATTGCGATACCCATCCCGTCAATGAAATTTTCAGATCCCCGATTATCGGTAACACTTACGTGTAAT contains these protein-coding regions:
- a CDS encoding Rrf2 family transcriptional regulator translates to MFTKACEYAIRAVLYVSLKSNTEKRLSIPEIAKQIDAPLPFTAKILQTLVREGIISSIKGPNGGFYLDPKAKPIPLSKIVKAIDGNDEVLHNCALGLKECSDKFPCPIHHEIKRFKDRLRKVMREATVQSLMDDLDQGKTFLKNARTRKSTR
- a CDS encoding 6-carboxytetrahydropterin synthase gives rise to the protein MITLTKIFRFESAHAIHGYPGACANIHGHSYELHVSVTDNRGSENFIDGMGIAMDFKDLKTIVQTSVIYKLDHALILSQAYLASIPSVPWEKLITFEYEPTAENLLIFIRNEITESLPEHIQLTALRLWETRDSYAEWSAG